A DNA window from Actinomadura coerulea contains the following coding sequences:
- a CDS encoding sensor histidine kinase, with amino-acid sequence MAGAVPAGPRSARVIVGLVLASFAAVYALAAPSRTEGAARAAAATALVSVVLLVQFVRVVPRWRRWRGGWSLPVQAAAAYTGVIAFGTSAGILGFVVGSLLLAGAWPAAACVLASAALADALRGGASADVTITCLLTGLVVYGLVRLADRADDVAAARLPLTVAAVERERLRIAAELDAGLGDGLRAISAGSRRALDRPEAVADVLAVARESLNRARTAAVGLRSMSLAPEMAAARALLEAADVRAEVREGHREPLGPAGALLATVLREAVTDVVRAGSARTCLIATSERDGLVVLRVVNDGVRTAERGADGLEAAAGRVRAAGGTFSAGLDGDGRFAVEAAVAAGDRTVSLPDRAAYRLSLALLAAVLAGFSVKGLLLVPWGPLWPAAAAGLALISAVQLLWAGRGRPAWWPPVLAVLCYAPLAVFGKAWLGAAGFLAGTFLVGLPAWAGVPLVAGCMAATGAAARVLGLGAAAVANYVISTLVTGLVVYGLVRLARLVRDLRAAGEELARAATVQERLRASRDLHDLLGHSLAAILLRCELARRLAEADPDRSRAELAEVVAMAEQARADLRTATGGDAELALDGEAASARSVLAAAGVEVETDLGHGDLDANASAVLGTVLREAVTNVLRHSAATRCTIATGRDGGAVWLVVENDGLDPAAPRTPPGAGIGNLTTRLAARNGTLTARADGDGSFRVMATTPADER; translated from the coding sequence GTGGCAGGGGCGGTACCGGCGGGGCCGCGGTCGGCACGGGTGATCGTCGGGCTGGTGCTCGCCTCGTTCGCCGCGGTGTACGCGCTGGCGGCGCCCTCGCGGACGGAGGGAGCCGCGCGGGCGGCCGCGGCGACCGCCCTCGTGTCGGTGGTGCTGCTGGTCCAGTTCGTCCGGGTCGTGCCGCGCTGGCGGAGATGGCGCGGCGGGTGGAGCCTGCCCGTCCAGGCGGCGGCCGCCTACACGGGCGTCATCGCGTTCGGGACGTCGGCGGGGATCCTCGGCTTCGTCGTGGGGTCGCTGCTGCTCGCGGGCGCCTGGCCGGCCGCCGCCTGCGTCCTGGCGAGCGCGGCGCTCGCGGACGCCCTGCGCGGCGGCGCGAGCGCCGACGTCACGATCACCTGCCTGCTGACCGGGCTCGTGGTCTACGGGCTGGTGCGGCTGGCGGACCGGGCGGACGACGTCGCGGCGGCCCGGCTGCCCCTCACCGTGGCGGCCGTGGAGCGGGAGCGGCTGCGGATCGCGGCGGAACTGGACGCCGGGCTCGGCGACGGCCTCCGGGCGATCTCGGCCGGCAGCCGGCGCGCCCTCGACCGCCCGGAGGCCGTCGCGGACGTGCTGGCGGTGGCCAGGGAGTCGCTGAACAGGGCGCGCACCGCCGCGGTGGGCCTGCGGAGCATGTCGCTGGCCCCCGAGATGGCGGCGGCGCGGGCGCTGCTGGAGGCGGCCGACGTCCGGGCCGAGGTGCGCGAGGGGCACCGCGAGCCGCTCGGCCCGGCCGGGGCGCTGCTGGCCACGGTGCTGCGCGAGGCGGTCACGGACGTGGTCCGCGCCGGCTCCGCGCGGACCTGCCTGATCGCCACGTCGGAGCGGGACGGCCTGGTCGTGCTGCGGGTGGTCAACGACGGCGTCCGCACGGCCGAGCGCGGCGCGGACGGGCTGGAGGCGGCGGCGGGGCGGGTGCGCGCGGCGGGCGGAACCTTCTCGGCGGGCCTGGACGGGGACGGCCGGTTCGCGGTGGAGGCGGCCGTCGCGGCGGGGGACCGCACCGTGAGCCTGCCCGACCGGGCGGCCTACCGGCTCTCGCTCGCGCTGCTGGCCGCGGTCCTGGCGGGGTTCTCGGTCAAGGGGCTGCTGCTGGTCCCGTGGGGGCCGCTGTGGCCGGCCGCCGCCGCGGGGCTGGCGCTGATCTCGGCGGTGCAGCTGCTCTGGGCCGGGCGGGGACGGCCCGCGTGGTGGCCGCCCGTCCTGGCGGTCCTCTGCTACGCCCCCCTCGCCGTCTTCGGAAAGGCGTGGCTGGGTGCGGCCGGGTTCCTCGCCGGGACGTTCCTGGTCGGACTCCCGGCCTGGGCCGGCGTCCCGCTCGTGGCGGGGTGCATGGCGGCGACGGGCGCCGCGGCGCGGGTCCTCGGGCTCGGCGCGGCGGCCGTCGCCAACTACGTGATCAGCACGCTGGTGACGGGCCTGGTGGTGTACGGGCTCGTCCGGCTGGCGCGGCTGGTGCGGGACCTGCGGGCGGCGGGCGAGGAGCTGGCGAGGGCGGCGACCGTCCAGGAGCGGCTGCGGGCCTCGCGGGACCTGCACGACCTGCTCGGGCACAGCCTGGCGGCGATCCTGCTCAGGTGCGAGCTCGCCCGCCGGCTCGCCGAGGCGGACCCGGACCGCTCCCGCGCGGAGCTCGCCGAGGTCGTCGCGATGGCCGAGCAGGCCCGCGCCGACCTGCGCACCGCGACCGGCGGCGACGCCGAGCTCGCGCTGGACGGGGAGGCGGCGTCCGCCCGGTCGGTGCTCGCGGCCGCCGGGGTGGAGGTCGAGACCGACCTCGGGCACGGGGACCTGGACGCGAACGCGTCGGCGGTGCTCGGCACGGTCCTGCGCGAGGCGGTGACCAACGTGCTCCGCCACAGCGCCGCCACCCGCTGCACCATCGCGACCGGACGGGACGGCGGCGCCGTCTGGCTGGTCGTGGAGAACGACGGCCTCGACCCGGCGGCCCCCCGGACCCCGCCCGGCGCCGGCATAGGCAACCTGACAACCCGCCTGGCCGCAAGGAACGGAACCCTGACAGCCCGAGCAGACGGAGACGGAAGCTTCCGCGTGATGGCCACCACCCCCGCCGACGAACGTTGA
- a CDS encoding SRPBCC family protein, with protein MKLRTGPIAGAAAGAGGALAALSARRLARRALAGLVTRLERRLDRAVRHLTAKAEQAGPLAKAALAGVKALQEGKSPFRALLSFGWTALKETLAGIFGRGRKGKLTNIVEQIDVGAPRRLVYDQWTRFQDYPSFMKKVVSVDQADDAKLNWKAKIFWSARTWESTIKEQVPDEHIVWRSKGPKGHAHGSVSFHELSPDLTRVLLVLEYHPVGLFERTGNLWRAQGRRARLELKHFRRHVMTQALLHPDEVEGWRGEIRDGETVTNPK; from the coding sequence ATGAAACTCCGGACGGGCCCGATCGCGGGCGCGGCCGCCGGCGCCGGCGGGGCGCTGGCCGCGCTCTCGGCGCGGCGCCTGGCACGCCGTGCCCTGGCCGGGCTCGTCACCCGGCTCGAACGGCGGCTCGACCGTGCGGTCCGGCACCTCACCGCGAAGGCGGAGCAGGCCGGCCCGCTCGCCAAGGCCGCCCTGGCCGGGGTAAAGGCGCTGCAGGAGGGCAAGTCGCCCTTCCGCGCGCTGCTGAGCTTCGGCTGGACGGCCCTGAAGGAGACCCTCGCCGGCATCTTCGGGCGGGGGCGGAAGGGGAAGCTGACCAACATCGTCGAGCAGATCGACGTGGGGGCGCCGCGCCGGCTGGTCTACGACCAGTGGACGCGGTTCCAGGACTACCCGTCCTTCATGAAGAAGGTCGTCAGCGTCGACCAGGCCGACGACGCCAAGCTGAACTGGAAGGCGAAGATCTTCTGGTCGGCGCGGACGTGGGAGTCGACGATCAAGGAGCAGGTCCCCGACGAGCACATCGTGTGGCGCTCGAAGGGCCCGAAGGGCCACGCCCACGGGTCGGTCAGCTTCCACGAGCTGTCACCCGACCTGACCCGCGTCCTGCTCGTCCTGGAGTACCACCCCGTCGGCCTGTTCGAGCGGACGGGCAACCTCTGGCGCGCCCAGGGCCGCCGGGCTCGGCTCGAACTGAAGCATTTCCGCCGTCACGTGATGACGCAGGCGCTCCTCCACCCCGACGAGGTGGAGGGCTGGCGCGGCGAGATCCGCGACGGCGAGACCGTCACCAACCCCAAGTGA
- a CDS encoding PucR family transcriptional regulator: protein MNVGQVDADRTIMRKAVLRLADRLPDLADRLTAEILSGDRGDRDDAFRHDVWEMCHTGLGHGFKTILDPDRGRADLEWARRLGQRRAHQGQPLDQLLRSYRLAGRVFWEAVVEVVGRHDPENVAALIRQATRTWDTIDQQSGAAAAAYHRTELDLARRSEERVQAIVDALLDGQGADGGLLATATSVLGLPATGRYAVVMLGAEGGFGDGVNRRPGDTGGMRFIWRLRTDAQVAQVALVALGAAELDDLVDAVRPYARSHAGVSPVVGNLAELGGARWFAELALRTCRGPGNQIARLDRRLPDALVLSQPRLAGRLGEVALGGLGDVDPGFREALLTTLETWLECGGSAARAADRLFCHRNTVLNRLRRIERLTGRTLTRPGDLVELVLALSALRLHGPGDAAPGPNAEGPPARGGGRPGR from the coding sequence ATGAACGTCGGCCAGGTGGACGCCGATCGCACGATCATGCGCAAGGCGGTGCTGCGGCTCGCGGACCGGTTGCCCGACCTCGCCGACCGGCTCACCGCCGAGATCCTCTCCGGTGACCGCGGCGACCGCGACGACGCCTTCCGCCACGACGTGTGGGAGATGTGCCATACCGGCCTCGGGCACGGCTTCAAGACGATCCTCGACCCGGACCGCGGCCGCGCCGACCTGGAGTGGGCGCGGCGGCTCGGGCAGCGGCGCGCGCACCAGGGGCAGCCGCTCGACCAGCTGCTGCGCTCCTACCGGCTCGCCGGGCGGGTGTTCTGGGAGGCCGTCGTGGAGGTCGTCGGCCGGCACGACCCGGAGAACGTCGCGGCGCTGATCCGGCAGGCGACCCGCACCTGGGACACGATCGACCAGCAGTCCGGCGCGGCGGCCGCCGCCTACCACCGCACCGAGCTCGACCTCGCGCGGCGCAGCGAGGAGCGCGTCCAGGCGATCGTGGACGCCCTGCTGGACGGGCAGGGCGCCGACGGCGGGCTGCTCGCGACCGCGACGTCCGTCCTCGGGCTGCCGGCGACCGGCCGCTACGCCGTGGTGATGCTCGGCGCGGAGGGCGGCTTCGGCGACGGCGTGAACCGGCGGCCCGGCGACACCGGCGGGATGCGGTTCATCTGGCGGCTGCGCACCGACGCGCAGGTGGCGCAGGTGGCGCTGGTCGCGCTCGGCGCCGCGGAGCTCGACGACCTCGTCGACGCCGTCCGCCCCTACGCCCGGTCGCACGCCGGCGTGAGCCCGGTCGTGGGCAACCTCGCCGAGCTCGGCGGCGCCCGCTGGTTCGCCGAGCTGGCGCTGCGGACGTGCCGCGGACCCGGGAACCAGATCGCCCGCCTGGACCGCCGGCTCCCCGACGCCCTCGTGCTGTCCCAGCCCCGCCTCGCCGGCCGCCTCGGGGAGGTCGCGCTCGGCGGGCTCGGGGACGTCGACCCCGGGTTCCGCGAGGCCCTGCTGACGACGCTGGAGACCTGGCTGGAGTGCGGCGGCTCGGCCGCCCGCGCGGCCGACCGGCTGTTCTGCCACCGCAACACCGTCCTCAACCGGCTCCGCAGGATCGAGCGGCTCACCGGGCGGACCCTCACCCGGCCCGGCGACCTGGTCGAGCTCGTCCTCGCGCTGAGCGCTCTGCGGCTGCACGGCCCCGGGGACGCCGCGCCCGGCCCGAACGCCGAGGGGCCGCCCGCGCGGGGAGGCGGGCGGCCCGGTCGGTAG
- a CDS encoding extracellular solute-binding protein, translating to MKRHLMGVVAAGLTVALGVSGCGKGSSSGGDSDGKTIKFVAAIYDDNTKPYWDALIKDFQAKNSGYKVNLEMVDWTQMDAKVKTYVQTKQVPDVLNYNAFSDFARDGLIYKADEVLSPGTLGDFTPTFVQQAQYNGAQYGLPFISSARLLFYNKALFKKAGISDPPATWDEVRADAEKIKKAGATGYGLPLGPEESQAEFYSWAMNNGGGWVDASGKWAINQQANVDTLAFLKDLNKSGLTQPNPETTDRKTVFNQFAQGKIGMAIGGPFTKAGFIDPVNKELDFGVAPLPSKSGTEHNTLGVMDVLAAFKKDGGKNKEAVKKFLDFFYQKENTSKFLKTEGFLPVTKSAGDALSADPYMKQFVDALPTSKFAPTSNPAWSAVAGAVKQDLGSAAAGEDPKKVLDKIQKTAEKAG from the coding sequence ATGAAACGGCACCTCATGGGCGTCGTCGCCGCGGGCCTGACCGTGGCACTCGGCGTCAGCGGCTGCGGCAAGGGCAGCTCGTCGGGAGGCGACTCCGACGGCAAGACCATCAAGTTCGTCGCCGCGATCTACGACGACAACACCAAGCCCTACTGGGACGCCCTGATCAAGGACTTCCAGGCGAAGAACTCGGGCTACAAGGTCAACCTGGAGATGGTCGACTGGACCCAGATGGACGCCAAGGTGAAGACCTACGTCCAGACCAAGCAGGTTCCGGACGTCCTCAACTACAACGCGTTCTCCGACTTCGCCCGCGACGGCCTCATCTACAAGGCCGACGAGGTGCTGTCGCCGGGCACGCTCGGCGACTTCACTCCGACGTTCGTCCAGCAGGCGCAGTACAACGGCGCGCAGTACGGCCTGCCGTTCATCTCCAGCGCCCGCCTCCTCTTCTACAACAAGGCCCTGTTCAAGAAGGCCGGCATCAGCGACCCGCCCGCCACCTGGGACGAGGTCAGGGCCGACGCCGAGAAGATCAAGAAGGCGGGCGCGACCGGGTACGGGCTGCCGCTCGGCCCCGAGGAGTCGCAGGCCGAGTTCTACTCGTGGGCGATGAACAACGGCGGCGGCTGGGTCGACGCGTCCGGCAAGTGGGCGATCAACCAGCAGGCCAACGTCGACACCCTCGCCTTCCTCAAGGACCTCAACAAGTCCGGGCTGACCCAGCCGAACCCCGAGACCACCGACCGCAAGACGGTGTTCAACCAGTTCGCGCAAGGCAAGATCGGCATGGCGATCGGCGGCCCGTTCACCAAGGCCGGGTTCATCGACCCGGTGAACAAGGAGCTGGACTTCGGCGTCGCGCCGCTGCCGAGCAAGAGCGGCACCGAGCACAACACCCTCGGCGTCATGGACGTCCTCGCCGCGTTCAAGAAGGACGGCGGCAAGAACAAGGAGGCCGTCAAGAAGTTCCTCGACTTCTTCTACCAGAAGGAGAACACCTCGAAGTTCCTCAAGACCGAGGGCTTCCTTCCGGTGACGAAGTCGGCCGGCGACGCGCTCAGCGCCGACCCCTACATGAAGCAGTTCGTGGACGCGCTCCCGACGTCGAAGTTCGCGCCGACGTCCAACCCGGCGTGGTCGGCGGTCGCGGGCGCGGTCAAGCAGGACCTCGGCTCCGCCGCCGCGGGCGAGGACCCGAAGAAGGTCCTGGACAAGATCCAGAAGACGGCCGAGAAGGCCGGCTGA
- a CDS encoding alpha/beta hydrolase family protein codes for MPTLTARAAKTALAAALTAAAIAVPQTARAADNPYERGPAPTQQSIEALRGPFATSQTSVSSLGVTGFGGGTIYYPTSTAEGTFGAVAVAPGYTADQTSMAWLGPRLASQGFVIFTIDTLTRLDQPDSRARQLEAALDYLTQRSTVRTRIDTTRLGVMGHSMGGGGTLEAAEDRPQLQAAIPLTPWDLQKNFSDVRVPTMVIGAQADTVAPVATHSQPFYESIPAASEKAYLELAGASHFAPNTSNTTIAKYSISWLKRYIDNDTRYDQFLCPAPSRDLTISEYRDTCPNS; via the coding sequence GTGCCCACCCTCACCGCACGCGCGGCGAAGACGGCGCTGGCCGCCGCGCTGACCGCGGCCGCCATCGCCGTCCCCCAGACCGCCCGGGCAGCCGACAATCCCTACGAGCGCGGCCCCGCCCCGACGCAGCAGAGCATCGAGGCCCTGCGCGGCCCGTTCGCCACGTCCCAGACGAGCGTGTCGTCCCTCGGCGTCACCGGCTTCGGCGGCGGGACGATCTACTACCCGACCAGCACCGCCGAGGGGACCTTCGGCGCGGTCGCGGTGGCGCCCGGCTACACCGCCGACCAGACGAGCATGGCCTGGCTCGGGCCGCGGCTCGCCTCGCAGGGGTTCGTCATCTTCACGATCGACACCCTCACCCGACTCGACCAGCCCGACAGCCGCGCCCGGCAACTGGAGGCGGCGCTCGACTACCTCACGCAGCGCAGCACCGTCCGGACCCGCATCGACACGACCCGGCTCGGCGTGATGGGCCACTCGATGGGCGGCGGCGGGACGCTGGAGGCCGCCGAGGACCGCCCGCAGCTTCAGGCCGCGATCCCGCTCACGCCCTGGGACCTGCAGAAGAACTTCTCGGACGTGCGCGTCCCCACCATGGTCATCGGTGCGCAGGCGGACACGGTCGCGCCGGTCGCCACGCACTCCCAGCCGTTCTACGAGAGCATCCCGGCGGCGTCGGAGAAGGCGTACCTGGAGCTGGCGGGCGCCAGCCACTTCGCGCCCAACACCTCGAACACGACGATCGCGAAGTACAGCATCTCCTGGCTCAAGCGGTACATCGACAACGACACCCGCTACGACCAGTTCCTGTGCCCGGCGCCCTCGCGCGACCTCACCATCTCCGAGTACCGGGACACCTGCCCGAACTCCTGA
- a CDS encoding AAA family ATPase codes for MTHERLHGRERDLQAIEAMLDRARDGHGGALVITGDAGVGRTALLEAAVRGAGANTRTLGTTGVPGETGVPYAGLHRLLRPLSEQVAQLPPAHRDALSAILSGAPRAEPFVLFTAVCELLGRAARKGPVLCWADDVHRLDAGSLEVLAFAARRVEDEPVAVLLSVRDGEPDAGALAGIRRLRLAPLAEDASRRVLRDALGGAAPDSCLDGSAGGDLTEEIVDLACGRPLAIRELAGALTSGQLSGAAPPPRALPPSSSLRALHRSRYRALPSGARRLVLMTVAEEWLGAATMERAARADGIGGGDLDAARESGLLRFEGDGVAVRNRLVRSSLWADATREERRDAHTLLAGVLVQEWQRPRRLWHRAAVAGEPDDRLAAELAGTAAAARRAGRYADSWRMWQRAAALTVEHGARTDRYLAAAGDAWASGRSRRARAMLRQVRPRGCDGARIARAAALRGEIETAAGSPAAAVAVLRDAAERLAGADAGAALDALVWAAEAADASGDHRAHLEIAERARALEAAAPGPRTELLLARLGGVAALIRGRYREAAERLGHAVRLGADVADPAARAWAALSALALGDGSRARSLAAEAVASARRSGDAPAESFALVAAGRCEALLGHPPAPIAACHDGLRLARATRLHGHTTEQLATLALTAAFNGDEARTRELLEQLTGTADERGLTRAAALGSWAPACLDLAADRPADAAARLRLPGGAGLAHPPARLLAVPHLVEALVRTGEHEPAAGAYEHFRRWVDGIGSPAGPAALGRRCLALLADCDDEAEEHFTEALRLHEAAGAVFELARTELLFGHRLRRGRRPRAAREHLRAALRVFERYGAAPWTGRARAELRAAGETAPRAASGFGKLTAQQAHIARMAAEGATNREIAARLLLSPRTIDHHLRNVFTRLGIRSRVELARLIR; via the coding sequence ATGACACACGAACGGCTGCACGGACGCGAACGCGACCTCCAGGCGATCGAGGCGATGCTCGACCGGGCCCGGGACGGGCACGGCGGCGCCCTGGTGATCACCGGGGACGCCGGGGTCGGCCGGACGGCCCTCCTGGAGGCCGCCGTGCGCGGCGCCGGGGCGAACACGCGCACGCTCGGCACGACCGGGGTGCCGGGCGAGACCGGCGTCCCGTACGCGGGGCTGCACCGGCTGCTGCGCCCGCTGTCCGAGCAGGTCGCGCAGCTGCCGCCGGCACACCGCGACGCCCTCTCCGCGATCCTGTCCGGCGCGCCGCGCGCCGAGCCGTTCGTGCTGTTCACGGCGGTGTGCGAGCTGCTGGGACGGGCCGCGCGGAAGGGGCCCGTGCTGTGCTGGGCCGACGACGTCCACCGGCTCGACGCCGGCTCGCTGGAAGTCCTGGCGTTCGCGGCGCGGCGGGTCGAGGACGAGCCCGTGGCGGTGCTGCTCTCCGTCCGCGACGGCGAGCCGGACGCGGGCGCGCTCGCCGGCATCCGGCGGCTGCGGCTCGCGCCGCTGGCCGAGGACGCGAGCCGGCGCGTGCTGCGCGACGCGCTCGGCGGCGCGGCGCCCGACAGCTGCCTGGACGGCTCGGCGGGCGGCGACCTGACCGAGGAGATCGTCGATCTGGCCTGCGGCCGGCCCCTGGCGATCCGGGAGCTGGCCGGCGCGCTGACGTCCGGGCAGCTGTCGGGCGCCGCGCCGCCCCCGCGGGCGCTGCCCCCGTCCAGTTCCCTGCGCGCCCTGCACCGGAGCCGCTACCGGGCGCTCCCCTCCGGGGCGCGGCGCCTGGTGCTGATGACCGTGGCGGAGGAATGGCTCGGCGCCGCGACGATGGAGCGGGCCGCGCGGGCGGACGGCATCGGCGGCGGCGACCTCGACGCGGCCCGCGAGTCGGGGCTGCTGCGGTTCGAGGGCGACGGGGTCGCGGTCCGCAACCGGCTCGTCCGGTCCTCGCTGTGGGCGGACGCGACGCGCGAGGAGCGGCGGGACGCGCACACGCTGCTCGCCGGCGTCCTGGTCCAGGAGTGGCAGCGGCCGCGGCGGCTCTGGCACCGCGCGGCCGTGGCGGGCGAGCCCGACGACCGGCTCGCCGCCGAGCTGGCGGGGACGGCGGCCGCGGCCCGGCGGGCGGGCCGGTACGCCGACTCATGGCGGATGTGGCAGCGCGCCGCGGCCCTGACCGTCGAGCACGGCGCGCGGACGGACCGGTACCTGGCCGCCGCCGGGGACGCCTGGGCGAGCGGACGCTCGCGGCGGGCCCGCGCCATGCTCCGCCAGGTCCGCCCGCGCGGCTGCGACGGCGCCCGCATCGCGCGCGCCGCCGCCCTGCGCGGCGAGATCGAGACGGCGGCGGGCTCCCCCGCGGCCGCGGTCGCCGTGCTGCGCGACGCGGCCGAGCGGCTCGCCGGAGCGGACGCCGGGGCGGCGCTGGACGCGCTGGTGTGGGCCGCGGAGGCCGCCGACGCGTCCGGCGACCACCGCGCCCACCTGGAGATCGCCGAGCGTGCCCGCGCGCTGGAGGCCGCCGCGCCCGGCCCGCGCACCGAGCTGCTGCTCGCCCGCCTCGGCGGCGTCGCGGCCCTGATCCGCGGCCGGTACCGGGAGGCCGCGGAACGGCTCGGGCACGCCGTGCGCCTCGGCGCGGACGTGGCGGACCCCGCCGCGCGGGCGTGGGCCGCGCTCTCGGCCCTCGCCCTCGGGGACGGCTCCCGCGCCCGCTCGCTGGCCGCCGAGGCGGTCGCGTCGGCCCGGCGGTCGGGCGACGCGCCCGCCGAGTCGTTCGCGCTCGTGGCCGCCGGGCGCTGCGAGGCGCTGCTCGGGCATCCCCCCGCGCCGATCGCCGCCTGCCACGACGGCCTGCGTCTGGCCCGCGCCACCCGCCTGCACGGGCATACCACCGAGCAGCTCGCCACCCTGGCCCTCACCGCCGCGTTCAACGGCGACGAGGCCAGGACGCGCGAGCTGCTGGAACAGCTCACCGGCACCGCCGACGAGCGCGGCCTCACCCGCGCGGCCGCCCTCGGGTCGTGGGCGCCCGCGTGCCTCGACCTCGCCGCGGACCGGCCCGCCGACGCGGCCGCGCGGCTGCGCCTGCCGGGCGGGGCCGGGCTCGCGCATCCGCCGGCGCGGCTCCTCGCCGTCCCCCACCTGGTGGAGGCGCTGGTCCGCACCGGCGAGCACGAGCCGGCCGCCGGCGCCTACGAGCACTTCCGCCGCTGGGTGGACGGGATCGGCTCGCCGGCGGGGCCGGCGGCGCTCGGCCGCCGCTGCCTGGCCCTGCTGGCCGACTGCGACGACGAGGCGGAGGAGCACTTCACCGAGGCCCTCCGCCTGCACGAGGCCGCCGGCGCCGTGTTCGAGCTGGCCCGCACGGAGCTGCTGTTCGGGCACCGGCTGCGGCGCGGGCGACGCCCTCGCGCCGCCCGCGAGCACCTGCGCGCCGCGCTGCGCGTCTTCGAGCGCTACGGCGCCGCCCCGTGGACGGGGCGGGCCCGAGCCGAGCTGCGCGCCGCCGGGGAGACCGCGCCGCGGGCGGCGAGCGGGTTCGGCAAGCTCACCGCGCAGCAGGCGCACATCGCCCGGATGGCCGCCGAGGGGGCCACCAACCGGGAGATCGCTGCGCGCCTGCTGCTCAGCCCGCGGACGATCGACCACCATCTCCGCAACGTCTTCACCCGTCTCGGGATCCGCTCGCGCGTCGAGCTGGCCCGGCTGATCCGCTGA
- a CDS encoding SRPBCC family protein, giving the protein MARSNPMGKLPVGQIAKRLPIGGRKRSSGLSAITKALPGGRAVGTAGGVLLGAGAAVAASRAIAGNRAGRDSDQGDQDQSKASDAKTDAKTDAKTGAKDEAKNDAKADAKDTDAKDSKDAGGEDEQSEGKGKGIFGKLKDVLPGGNKGGKGGKGGGKKVKVTNIVEHIDIGAPSRLVYDQWTQFQDYPSFMKKVVSVDQADDTKLNWKAKIFWSARTWESTIVEQVPDEHIVWRSKGPKGHVDGTVSFHELSPNLTRVLVVLEYHPQGLMERTGNLWRAQGRRARLELKHFRRYVMTNSLTRADEIEGWRGEIRDSEVVRTHEEAMEEEEKSGKGGSATSKGSGSAKDSKDTEAKETEAKDTEAKGSRNGRSTRSSSSTSRGGKADDREEEYEKAR; this is encoded by the coding sequence ATGGCACGCTCGAACCCGATGGGCAAGCTGCCCGTCGGACAGATCGCCAAGAGGCTGCCGATCGGCGGGCGCAAGCGCTCGTCCGGTCTGAGCGCCATCACCAAGGCCCTGCCGGGCGGCCGGGCCGTCGGCACCGCCGGCGGCGTCCTGCTCGGCGCGGGCGCGGCCGTCGCGGCGAGCCGGGCCATCGCCGGCAACCGCGCCGGCCGGGACTCCGACCAGGGCGACCAGGACCAGTCGAAGGCGTCCGACGCCAAGACCGACGCCAAGACCGACGCCAAGACCGGCGCCAAGGACGAGGCCAAGAACGACGCCAAGGCCGACGCCAAGGACACCGACGCCAAGGACTCCAAGGACGCGGGCGGCGAGGACGAGCAGTCCGAGGGCAAGGGCAAGGGCATCTTCGGCAAGCTCAAGGACGTCCTGCCCGGCGGCAACAAGGGCGGCAAGGGCGGCAAGGGCGGCGGGAAGAAGGTGAAGGTCACCAACATCGTCGAGCACATCGACATCGGTGCGCCGTCCCGCCTCGTCTACGACCAGTGGACGCAGTTCCAGGACTACCCGTCCTTCATGAAGAAGGTCGTCAGCGTCGACCAGGCCGACGACACCAAGCTGAACTGGAAGGCCAAGATCTTCTGGTCGGCGCGGACGTGGGAGTCCACGATCGTCGAGCAGGTCCCCGACGAGCACATCGTGTGGCGCTCGAAGGGCCCGAAGGGCCACGTGGACGGGACGGTGAGCTTCCACGAGCTGTCCCCGAACCTGACCCGCGTCCTGGTCGTCCTGGAGTACCACCCGCAGGGCCTCATGGAGCGGACGGGCAACCTCTGGCGCGCCCAGGGCCGCCGGGCTCGGCTCGAACTGAAGCACTTCCGCCGGTACGTGATGACGAACTCGCTGACCCGCGCGGACGAGATCGAGGGCTGGCGCGGCGAGATCCGCGACAGCGAGGTCGTCCGCACGCACGAGGAGGCCATGGAGGAAGAGGAGAAGTCCGGCAAGGGCGGCTCCGCGACCTCGAAGGGCTCCGGGAGCGCCAAGGACTCCAAGGACACGGAGGCCAAGGAGACCGAGGCCAAGGACACCGAGGCCAAGGGCTCCCGGAACGGCCGGAGCACCCGGAGCTCCTCCTCCACCTCCCGCGGCGGCAAGGCCGACGACCGCGAGGAGGAGTACGAGAAGGCCCGCTGA